Proteins encoded in a region of the Synechococcus sp. BIOS-U3-1 genome:
- a CDS encoding ribbon-helix-helix domain-containing protein: protein MSFLESLLEELQEQLQNEPSDVTAAQVAEAADSERLNVTLAGGVMSRLKQQALAEGRSCSSLANFLIEDGLRRHSTLN, encoded by the coding sequence GTGTCATTTCTTGAAAGCCTGCTGGAAGAGTTGCAGGAACAACTGCAAAACGAACCAAGCGATGTCACGGCGGCCCAGGTGGCCGAGGCTGCGGACTCGGAACGGCTCAATGTCACTCTTGCCGGCGGAGTCATGAGCCGCCTCAAGCAACAAGCACTTGCCGAGGGTCGCAGTTGCAGCAGCCTTGCCAACTTTCTGATCGAAGACGGATTACGCCGGCACAGCACACTCAACTGA
- a CDS encoding Nif11-like leader peptide family natural product precursor, with translation MSEEQLKAFLEKIQADPSVQEKLKTAADSDAILAIAKGAGFMICADDLKNAQSELSEKELEGVAGGQDSDCWSPSLPCLHTKLV, from the coding sequence ATGTCAGAAGAACAGCTCAAAGCCTTTCTGGAAAAAATCCAAGCTGACCCCAGCGTCCAAGAAAAGCTCAAGACAGCAGCCGATTCCGATGCAATACTTGCAATTGCAAAAGGGGCAGGATTTATGATTTGTGCTGATGACTTGAAGAATGCTCAATCAGAGCTTTCTGAAAAAGAACTGGAAGGCGTGGCTGGGGGACAAGATTCAGACTGCTGGTCACCCTCACTGCCTTGCCTCCACACAAAACTCGTATAA
- a CDS encoding ABC transporter ATP-binding protein, which translates to MELDQARDTGAAWLDCQAVEAWINGHQVVKDLTLRLKKGESTAVLGPNGAGKTTLVKLISRSLYPVVKQGSHLRLFGSETVNLWALRQRLGVVSSEVEQRIPASLTGRELLLAAFFGAIGLGRDRSPTQEQWSRTDSLLRSMDLEGLADENFGHLSEGQRRRLLIARALVHAPEVLVLDEPTNALDLRARHTLLRTLQDLCQQGITLVLVTHQVDAIIPEIKRVVGLRDCLVSLDGSAEEALTGPRLSALFNTPLTVVQAGGYRQVLPG; encoded by the coding sequence ATGGAGCTTGATCAGGCAAGAGACACCGGTGCAGCTTGGCTGGACTGCCAGGCCGTTGAAGCATGGATCAATGGTCATCAGGTCGTCAAAGACCTCACACTTCGCCTTAAAAAAGGGGAATCAACCGCGGTACTCGGTCCTAACGGTGCTGGCAAGACCACGCTCGTGAAGTTAATCAGTCGCAGTCTTTACCCTGTGGTCAAGCAGGGATCACATCTGCGCTTGTTTGGATCTGAGACGGTCAATCTCTGGGCACTGCGACAACGCCTCGGGGTTGTGAGCAGCGAAGTTGAGCAACGTATCCCTGCATCCCTCACAGGTCGGGAGCTGTTGCTGGCAGCTTTCTTCGGTGCCATCGGTCTCGGCCGAGACAGAAGCCCCACTCAGGAACAGTGGTCGCGTACTGATTCATTGCTGAGGAGCATGGATCTGGAAGGTCTGGCTGATGAGAACTTCGGACATCTGTCCGAAGGCCAACGGCGACGGCTGCTGATTGCCAGAGCACTGGTGCATGCACCGGAAGTTCTTGTACTGGATGAACCCACCAATGCGCTGGATCTGCGTGCAAGACACACGTTGTTGAGAACCCTGCAGGATCTGTGCCAACAAGGCATCACCCTGGTGCTGGTGACCCACCAGGTGGATGCCATTATTCCTGAGATCAAGAGGGTCGTAGGACTGAGGGACTGCCTCGTCAGCCTTGATGGCTCAGCGGAAGAAGCACTCACAGGACCCAGACTTTCAGCCCTGTTCAACACGCCACTCACCGTTGTGCAGGCCGGTGGTTACCGACAGGTCTTGCCAGGATGA
- a CDS encoding DUF6737 family protein has translation MSDRFQSNLWAEKPWWCQPWTIILTGVFAISGSWFVLHRLWITIPAAMVVLVWWMLFLVIAPAAYRNQPR, from the coding sequence GTGTCTGATCGTTTCCAATCGAATCTTTGGGCCGAAAAGCCCTGGTGGTGTCAGCCCTGGACGATCATTCTTACCGGAGTTTTCGCTATCTCCGGTAGTTGGTTCGTGCTGCATCGCCTCTGGATCACCATCCCCGCAGCAATGGTCGTTTTGGTTTGGTGGATGCTGTTTCTGGTGATCGCTCCCGCCGCCTACAGGAATCAGCCGCGTTGA
- a CDS encoding DUF3104 domain-containing protein, whose translation MRPGTFVLIQNPQHIAEHIEDDWWMGQIIWYEGDVSENRVGALVQVANVDDGAARWVNADAVSLVLHAHDGIGDEQRVDYLFWL comes from the coding sequence GTGAGACCAGGGACCTTTGTGCTTATCCAAAATCCTCAGCACATCGCTGAGCACATCGAAGATGACTGGTGGATGGGACAAATCATCTGGTATGAAGGCGATGTCAGTGAGAACAGAGTCGGTGCTCTCGTTCAAGTAGCCAATGTTGACGACGGCGCCGCGCGCTGGGTCAATGCGGATGCGGTAAGCCTCGTTCTTCACGCACACGACGGGATCGGTGATGAACAGCGAGTCGACTACCTCTTTTGGCTGTAA
- a CDS encoding PAP/fibrillin family protein produces MMDLIRLLKEKPGDKKILELIQAAESSSDIDLNRDLKLLKGVWELRWSSATQPWLKQAIWLDNLQVLDPENSRGMNLLRLAGPLGVAAAVTVEAELSTDGINRVGVRFRKGGWRGPALPGGRRLELFKSINQSFPAWLDITTLTEELRICRGNAGTTFALLKRHDLAVSDFFPDFPKTID; encoded by the coding sequence ATGATGGATTTAATTCGGCTACTAAAAGAGAAGCCAGGGGATAAGAAGATCCTTGAACTCATTCAGGCTGCTGAATCAAGTTCAGACATTGATCTCAACAGAGACCTAAAACTTTTAAAGGGTGTGTGGGAACTTCGCTGGAGCAGCGCAACGCAACCATGGCTAAAGCAAGCGATCTGGTTGGACAATCTCCAGGTTCTCGATCCGGAGAACTCTCGAGGTATGAATCTCCTACGTCTTGCCGGTCCTTTAGGCGTAGCTGCTGCGGTAACGGTTGAGGCTGAGCTCAGTACTGATGGTATCAATCGAGTTGGAGTGCGCTTTCGAAAAGGGGGCTGGAGAGGGCCAGCCTTACCAGGCGGACGGCGGCTCGAATTGTTCAAGTCCATCAACCAGTCATTTCCGGCATGGCTTGACATCACAACACTCACGGAAGAGCTGCGCATCTGCCGGGGCAATGCTGGAACGACATTTGCCCTGCTCAAGAGGCATGACTTAGCAGTCTCTGACTTCTTTCCTGATTTCCCCAAGACAATCGACTGA
- a CDS encoding PCC domain-containing protein translates to METLPLELKPGQDLHLALTDLAVQQQLSGFVLGVVGNLSQATFSCPGQQQPTRMSGVLEVITLNGTFSPTGVHLHLSLSDGACQVWGGHLEPGTVVLKGAQLLLGLSGLPTEQTGQSQERVELAVLPGCPWSLRARQLLERLSIPHRLETIETDDRYEAFRQRSGMNTFPQVFIDGEVIGGYDDLAELSLQSSFRALASTKGV, encoded by the coding sequence ATGGAGACCCTGCCTCTTGAGCTGAAACCTGGCCAGGACCTCCATTTGGCTCTGACAGATCTGGCAGTTCAGCAACAGCTCAGTGGATTTGTTCTCGGGGTGGTCGGCAATCTTTCTCAGGCCACTTTTAGCTGTCCTGGTCAGCAGCAACCAACTCGGATGAGCGGCGTGCTCGAGGTCATCACGCTGAATGGAACCTTCTCTCCCACTGGTGTTCATCTTCACCTCAGCCTTTCAGACGGTGCCTGTCAGGTGTGGGGAGGACATCTTGAACCCGGCACCGTTGTTCTCAAGGGTGCACAGCTGCTTTTAGGTCTCAGCGGTCTGCCAACTGAGCAGACTGGCCAATCCCAAGAGCGCGTGGAGCTGGCGGTGCTGCCAGGTTGTCCATGGAGTCTCCGTGCCCGTCAGCTGTTGGAGAGGTTGTCGATTCCCCATCGCCTGGAAACGATCGAAACTGACGATCGTTATGAAGCATTCCGACAACGCAGCGGTATGAACACCTTCCCGCAAGTCTTTATTGATGGTGAGGTGATTGGGGGCTATGACGACCTCGCTGAACTCTCATTGCAGTCCTCGTTCAGAGCGTTAGCGAGCACCAAGGGGGTCTAG
- a CDS encoding transporter substrate-binding domain-containing protein, whose protein sequence is MTSDDPRFVACPTGLTCRHGRDREAPGEQRVKRMIGVPRISLLLAGLISIVVPGVAVAEPLRVGVSGAPPFVMPKGEPVQGISLQIWDEVASRLNERYEVIYQPNTEANLTAVENGDLDLAVGPISITPDRLANPKIDFTQPYFHGREGLMIPVRAPGLWARFKPFFGWAALSSLGGLMILLFFVGNLMWLAERRRNAEHFPRQYLHGVGNGMWFALVTLTTVGYGDRSPATRTGRTIAGVWMLMSLLALSSITAGLASAFTVSLSRLEPSAIQDRNDLRGKTVSVVAGTTSGTWAKIYGARARASASLEQAIDLLKKGEVDAVLFDEAPLRYYLQQKPGVPFKMAPFALASQTYGFVIPMNSSLRTPIDVELLEMQRTGEVKLITDVLLR, encoded by the coding sequence TTGACTTCTGATGACCCTCGCTTTGTTGCTTGCCCTACTGGGCTCACTTGTCGCCATGGGCGTGATCGTGAAGCGCCTGGAGAACAACGGGTGAAGCGCATGATCGGAGTTCCCAGGATCTCTTTGCTGCTCGCCGGTTTGATCAGCATCGTTGTTCCAGGTGTGGCAGTTGCGGAGCCTCTTCGCGTTGGGGTCAGTGGTGCTCCCCCTTTCGTGATGCCGAAGGGTGAACCGGTTCAGGGCATCAGTCTTCAGATCTGGGATGAGGTGGCGAGCCGGCTGAACGAACGCTACGAAGTCATCTATCAGCCGAATACGGAGGCCAACCTGACCGCGGTGGAAAACGGTGATCTGGATCTCGCTGTTGGTCCGATCAGCATCACCCCCGACCGACTGGCGAACCCGAAAATTGATTTCACCCAGCCTTACTTTCATGGCAGGGAAGGGTTGATGATTCCTGTGAGGGCTCCTGGACTTTGGGCCAGGTTCAAACCCTTCTTCGGCTGGGCGGCTCTGTCATCGCTTGGTGGCTTGATGATCCTTTTGTTCTTTGTTGGCAATCTCATGTGGCTGGCTGAGCGCCGCCGCAACGCCGAGCACTTCCCCCGTCAGTACCTGCATGGAGTCGGTAATGGGATGTGGTTTGCCCTGGTGACTCTCACAACGGTCGGCTATGGAGATCGATCTCCTGCGACCAGAACCGGACGCACCATTGCAGGCGTCTGGATGCTGATGTCGCTGCTGGCGTTGTCTTCGATTACGGCAGGTTTGGCGTCAGCATTCACGGTGTCGTTGTCGAGGTTGGAACCCTCTGCCATCCAGGACCGCAACGATCTGCGCGGGAAGACTGTTTCGGTGGTGGCTGGAACGACCAGTGGTACCTGGGCAAAAATTTACGGCGCTAGGGCCCGTGCATCCGCAAGCCTTGAGCAGGCTATCGATTTGTTGAAAAAGGGTGAGGTTGATGCCGTGCTGTTTGATGAGGCTCCTCTTCGTTATTACCTTCAGCAAAAACCTGGAGTGCCATTCAAGATGGCGCCCTTCGCGTTGGCGAGTCAGACCTACGGATTCGTCATCCCGATGAATAGTTCCTTGCGTACGCCAATCGATGTCGAACTTTTGGAGATGCAGCGAACTGGAGAAGTCAAGTTGATCACTGATGTGCTGCTGCGTTGA
- a CDS encoding L,D-transpeptidase, with product MRQIAVSAGLALLTLGLIQVPARAEKAIQISLKDRYLTLFDNGKVVERFPVAIGAPESPTPAGSYAITRMEEAPVYHKGGKVIAPGPKNPVGVRYMAYFQIGSGEYAIHGTAWPNWVKLRSAVSLGCIRMLNKDVVTLFQQVDVGTPVIVTTN from the coding sequence TTGAGGCAAATTGCTGTATCCGCAGGGTTGGCTTTGCTGACCCTCGGTTTGATCCAGGTGCCCGCGCGGGCTGAGAAAGCGATTCAAATTAGCCTCAAGGACCGTTATCTCACGTTGTTTGACAACGGCAAGGTGGTGGAGCGTTTCCCTGTTGCGATCGGCGCTCCTGAATCTCCGACTCCCGCAGGTAGCTACGCCATCACTCGTATGGAGGAGGCGCCTGTGTATCACAAGGGAGGAAAGGTGATTGCACCGGGTCCAAAAAATCCAGTTGGTGTTCGCTATATGGCCTATTTCCAGATCGGATCAGGTGAATATGCGATTCATGGAACTGCCTGGCCCAATTGGGTGAAGCTGCGTTCGGCAGTCAGCCTTGGATGCATTCGCATGTTGAACAAGGATGTCGTCACACTGTTTCAACAGGTGGATGTAGGGACTCCTGTAATCGTGACCACAAACTAA
- a CDS encoding DUF3104 domain-containing protein, with translation MSVDHASGTAAPAEARPEFLDVKRGDFVIVQEQQTVAQAKTDGWWMGHVIWIDGGARNPDINSMFQIADVDDGAIRWVNGDEVLKVLHCLDGLNDSL, from the coding sequence ATGTCAGTCGATCACGCCTCAGGAACCGCAGCACCGGCAGAAGCTCGCCCCGAGTTCCTGGATGTGAAGCGGGGCGATTTTGTGATTGTCCAAGAGCAGCAGACCGTCGCTCAAGCCAAGACAGATGGATGGTGGATGGGACATGTGATCTGGATCGATGGTGGCGCTCGCAACCCGGACATCAACTCGATGTTTCAGATCGCCGATGTTGATGACGGAGCAATCAGGTGGGTGAATGGGGATGAGGTGCTGAAGGTGCTCCATTGCCTCGATGGGCTGAACGACTCGTTGTAA
- a CDS encoding ZIP family metal transporter, with translation MLLILPAISMTFAGLMGSRIQPGKRFRAVIAHLVGGLVLGIAAADLMPAASNSGHPLALAIGFCLGFSLLLVINAVLKDPDDRSEQGRPRPMLLLTLPFLVDSLIDGLVVGISSEAAEQQWVIPVSVALEMGLATLGLGTLLGRSGGRWRSGVSGALMAVTYVIGLSISLLITNGLQGAALTGTLAFGTAALIYLVVEEVMKEAHARGEDDSSLVNVAFFLGLLCIWLLDCVTS, from the coding sequence GTGCTTCTGATCCTCCCGGCCATCAGCATGACCTTTGCCGGTCTGATGGGCAGCCGTATCCAACCTGGCAAACGCTTTCGAGCTGTGATTGCCCATCTTGTAGGCGGTCTGGTCCTGGGCATTGCAGCAGCCGACTTAATGCCGGCTGCCAGCAACAGTGGTCATCCACTTGCTCTTGCCATCGGTTTCTGCCTCGGATTCTCTCTATTGCTGGTGATTAATGCAGTTCTGAAGGATCCCGACGACAGATCGGAACAAGGACGGCCTCGACCGATGCTGCTGCTAACGCTGCCCTTTCTCGTTGACAGCCTGATCGACGGTCTTGTGGTGGGCATCAGCAGCGAAGCCGCAGAGCAGCAGTGGGTCATTCCCGTATCAGTTGCACTTGAAATGGGATTAGCGACCCTCGGACTTGGGACTCTGCTGGGCCGGAGCGGCGGTCGCTGGAGAAGCGGGGTTTCAGGTGCACTGATGGCTGTCACTTATGTGATCGGTCTCAGCATCAGCTTGTTGATCACCAATGGGTTGCAGGGAGCTGCTCTGACCGGCACACTCGCGTTCGGCACTGCGGCTCTGATCTACCTGGTGGTGGAGGAAGTGATGAAAGAAGCCCATGCACGCGGAGAAGACGATTCGAGTCTTGTCAATGTGGCTTTTTTCTTAGGTCTGCTCTGCATCTGGCTTCTCGACTGCGTCACCTCCTGA
- a CDS encoding NUDIX hydrolase, with translation MTVEVALAMLQQEGRWLLQLRDENPRIVAPGCWGLFGGHLEPGETAIIALRRELNEEIGWCPDQLMAWFRHQDDQRIVNVFTGLLSVPLQELQLLEGQDMTLASPAEIRSGQLWSRKLSQERPLASALSMLVERLDEITQAD, from the coding sequence ATGACAGTAGAAGTCGCTCTAGCAATGCTGCAGCAGGAAGGCCGGTGGCTACTGCAACTACGTGATGAGAATCCAAGGATCGTCGCGCCCGGATGCTGGGGGCTCTTTGGTGGACATCTGGAGCCAGGCGAGACTGCGATCATCGCTTTGCGACGAGAACTCAATGAAGAGATCGGTTGGTGCCCAGATCAACTGATGGCCTGGTTCCGGCATCAGGATGATCAGCGCATCGTGAACGTGTTCACAGGCTTGCTCAGCGTGCCTCTTCAAGAACTACAGCTGCTTGAAGGTCAGGACATGACCCTGGCCAGTCCTGCTGAAATCCGCAGCGGTCAGCTCTGGAGCAGAAAATTGAGCCAGGAACGTCCTCTGGCATCAGCTCTGTCGATGCTGGTCGAGAGACTCGACGAAATCACTCAGGCGGACTGA
- a CDS encoding iron uptake porin: MFATQALSGSAQPQPFEQSLEAVSPHLVELFRKANCESTQHLQDRYHAANVLQHCLETTSTLTDPLKRLLSELQAERSTLNQQLERVEQRTTALASLTFSPTTRLRGVSTFIVGGNEFSGTEGGLLNSVRSSYGDLEARYDQKLTLRTSFTGKDLLNIRLRGGNLDSSDDSFGGGGPSKLSELEVAFQQNRTPDLIGVNRAWYQFPLGQDWTFTLGSRVNQTVMLALRPSIYPKDTVLDLFTQAGASGAYSSNLGAGGGVIWQRGPLSVSANYIAGKGHEGSMDAGLMGEESGSSSTLQLGYAKQNWGVATALVAIENGFGIIDYASPFTLRSYEQPGITTSTALSGYWQPTDAGWFPSVSVGWGRNSTRYRKGVNRKGLVATSQSWTLAVQWTDLFNTGTAMGAAVGQPIIATELVGGASPDDDVYVMECWATLAVTDAITITPAVFFLSRPLGADTPEGEQLSQLGALVKTTLRF, from the coding sequence ATGTTCGCGACTCAGGCCCTCTCAGGGTCTGCCCAGCCTCAACCGTTCGAACAGTCATTGGAAGCAGTCTCCCCCCATCTGGTGGAGCTGTTTCGAAAAGCGAATTGCGAATCAACGCAGCATCTGCAGGATCGCTATCACGCCGCGAATGTTCTTCAGCATTGCCTTGAGACGACAAGCACCCTCACCGACCCGCTCAAACGTCTACTGAGCGAACTTCAGGCTGAACGATCCACGCTCAACCAGCAGCTCGAAAGAGTTGAGCAACGAACCACTGCACTAGCGAGCCTCACTTTTTCCCCAACCACGCGCCTGCGAGGCGTAAGCACATTCATCGTCGGCGGCAACGAATTTTCTGGAACGGAGGGAGGTCTCCTGAACTCTGTCCGCAGCAGCTACGGAGATCTGGAAGCTAGATACGACCAAAAATTGACGTTGAGAACCAGCTTCACCGGAAAAGACCTACTCAATATCAGGCTGCGGGGAGGAAATCTCGACTCAAGCGACGACAGCTTCGGAGGAGGTGGCCCAAGCAAGCTCTCCGAATTGGAGGTGGCCTTCCAACAGAACCGCACACCTGATCTGATCGGGGTCAACCGTGCTTGGTATCAGTTTCCGCTCGGACAGGACTGGACGTTCACGCTGGGCAGCAGGGTGAACCAAACCGTAATGCTGGCATTACGACCCAGCATTTACCCGAAGGACACTGTGCTGGATTTATTCACCCAGGCCGGTGCCTCCGGTGCCTACAGCAGCAATCTCGGAGCTGGTGGCGGCGTGATTTGGCAGAGAGGTCCGCTAAGCGTGAGTGCGAATTACATCGCGGGAAAGGGCCATGAAGGCTCTATGGATGCAGGGCTCATGGGTGAAGAATCTGGTAGCAGCAGCACGTTGCAACTTGGCTATGCCAAGCAGAACTGGGGCGTGGCCACTGCATTAGTGGCGATTGAGAATGGTTTCGGAATCATTGATTACGCCAGTCCATTCACACTGCGTAGCTACGAACAGCCTGGAATCACGACAAGCACTGCGCTCAGCGGCTACTGGCAACCAACTGATGCTGGCTGGTTTCCTTCCGTGAGTGTCGGCTGGGGACGGAACAGCACCCGCTATCGAAAGGGCGTCAACCGTAAAGGGCTCGTCGCCACGTCCCAGTCATGGACTCTGGCGGTTCAGTGGACCGATCTCTTCAATACAGGAACAGCGATGGGAGCAGCCGTCGGTCAGCCGATCATTGCCACAGAACTGGTAGGAGGGGCAAGCCCTGACGATGACGTCTATGTGATGGAGTGCTGGGCAACGCTGGCAGTGACTGATGCCATCACGATCACACCGGCAGTGTTCTTTCTGAGCAGACCGCTGGGGGCTGATACCCCCGAAGGCGAGCAGCTAAGCCAGCTCGGTGCGCTTGTAAAAACCACTCTGCGCTTTTAG
- a CDS encoding DUF427 domain-containing protein produces the protein MTTEKVSDYPRPPRLELTPDHVLVRVGGEVLFDGVGCKRVLETYHPPTYYLPPERTNRELLVSASGNSFCEWKGVADYFDVMAGGHCIHRAVWRYSKPTETFQSIAGWFALYPGLMDGCWLNGEEVTAQPGGFYGGWISSAVEGPFKGDPKHPELI, from the coding sequence ATGACAACAGAAAAAGTTTCTGACTATCCCCGTCCACCACGCCTCGAGCTTACCCCTGATCATGTGCTTGTTCGGGTTGGCGGAGAGGTTCTCTTCGACGGCGTTGGATGCAAACGAGTGCTAGAAACGTATCATCCACCAACGTATTACTTACCACCAGAAAGAACTAATCGAGAGCTATTAGTTTCCGCGAGTGGCAACAGCTTTTGCGAATGGAAAGGAGTTGCTGATTATTTCGATGTCATGGCTGGAGGTCATTGCATCCACCGAGCAGTCTGGCGCTATTCCAAACCCACAGAGACCTTCCAATCAATCGCGGGCTGGTTTGCCCTCTATCCAGGACTGATGGATGGCTGTTGGCTCAACGGGGAGGAGGTAACAGCCCAGCCAGGAGGATTTTACGGGGGGTGGATTAGCTCAGCAGTGGAAGGTCCATTTAAGGGAGATCCAAAGCACCCAGAGTTGATCTGA
- a CDS encoding transcriptional regulator, which yields MFDRRCVRCGSTTFRADRSLGGRMVCSHCGVPADLQSRRSSTKGGLIRSPRNSPGGFRFWILLALIVLVFVLLFQSA from the coding sequence ATGTTTGATCGTCGTTGTGTCCGTTGCGGTTCCACTACCTTTCGCGCTGATCGCTCGCTTGGTGGTCGCATGGTTTGTTCCCATTGCGGAGTTCCGGCCGATCTGCAATCGCGACGATCCAGCACGAAGGGAGGATTAATTCGATCACCTCGAAACAGTCCAGGTGGTTTCCGGTTCTGGATTCTGCTGGCTTTGATCGTTCTTGTTTTTGTGCTGCTGTTTCAGTCCGCCTGA
- the pdeM gene encoding ligase-associated DNA damage response endonuclease PdeM produces MTAINAKSSSNQAEGEPTALAEKDVAQCRWQWRDEELVLLAQKAIWRPSSQDLFVADLHLGKAEVFQACGIPLPSDDDRGTLQRLRNLCLKWKPKRVIILGDLIHGPLGLTQRLQADLRDLHIRLNAEVLLIGGNHDRHLQPSAFPQHPAFRLGNLWLSHEPEQPMDGREGLNLCGHIHPTTTLRQGSDRLRLPCFAYDSMEQRILIPAFGELTGGHDCRHRYRKWLVAEGTIVPWFDPAQSSRGSKVKW; encoded by the coding sequence TTGACTGCCATCAACGCCAAAAGCAGCAGCAATCAGGCTGAAGGTGAGCCAACAGCCCTTGCAGAGAAAGACGTCGCACAATGTCGCTGGCAATGGCGAGACGAAGAGCTGGTTTTGCTGGCTCAGAAAGCCATCTGGCGACCATCCAGCCAGGACCTTTTTGTCGCTGATCTGCACCTTGGCAAGGCAGAGGTTTTCCAGGCCTGCGGAATCCCGCTTCCCAGTGATGACGACAGAGGCACATTGCAGCGACTAAGGAATCTCTGTCTGAAGTGGAAGCCAAAACGCGTGATCATCCTTGGAGATTTGATCCACGGCCCACTTGGGCTGACGCAGCGCCTGCAGGCTGATCTCAGAGACCTGCACATCCGCTTAAACGCTGAGGTGCTTCTGATTGGTGGCAACCATGACCGCCACCTACAGCCGAGTGCTTTTCCCCAGCATCCCGCCTTCAGACTGGGAAACCTCTGGCTCAGCCATGAACCAGAACAGCCCATGGATGGGCGTGAAGGCCTAAATCTCTGCGGGCATATTCACCCCACAACCACCCTGCGTCAGGGATCGGATCGACTCAGACTTCCCTGCTTTGCCTACGACAGCATGGAACAGCGAATACTGATTCCTGCATTCGGAGAGTTGACGGGAGGGCATGACTGCCGTCACCGTTACCGCAAATGGTTGGTTGCCGAGGGCACCATCGTTCCTTGGTTCGACCCCGCACAGTCATCCAGAGGGTCCAAGGTGAAATGGTGA
- a CDS encoding CBS domain-containing protein produces MVLQQTVGEVMSAPVLTVTAETLLQDAVSVLNDHHVSGLPVVDGEGVLIGELTEQDLMVRESGVDVGPYVMLLDSVIYLRNPLNWDRQVHQVLGNSVGDLMHRDSHSCEVSLPLPKAASMLHDKGTQRLIVVDANRRPVGVLTRGDVVRALASAQS; encoded by the coding sequence ATGGTGCTTCAGCAGACGGTCGGGGAGGTGATGTCCGCTCCGGTCCTGACGGTGACGGCGGAGACCCTGCTTCAGGATGCAGTCAGCGTGCTCAACGATCACCACGTGAGTGGTCTGCCAGTGGTTGACGGGGAGGGCGTTCTGATTGGAGAACTCACCGAACAGGATCTGATGGTCCGCGAGAGCGGTGTGGATGTCGGTCCCTACGTGATGCTCCTTGACAGCGTCATTTATCTGCGCAATCCACTGAACTGGGATCGCCAAGTGCATCAAGTACTGGGCAACAGTGTTGGTGATTTGATGCACCGTGACAGCCACAGCTGTGAAGTCAGCCTTCCGCTGCCAAAGGCTGCTTCGATGCTGCATGACAAGGGAACACAACGTCTGATTGTTGTAGATGCGAACCGCCGTCCGGTCGGTGTGCTCACCCGCGGTGATGTTGTGAGGGCGCTGGCATCAGCTCAGAGCTAA
- a CDS encoding Nif11-like leader peptide family natural product precursor — MSLEQLKAFLAKVKKDSNLRGKLKAAKTPEDVVSIAKEHGHEFTADKISNLSEEELEGVSGGVCTFSKGCAFGV, encoded by the coding sequence ATGTCCCTTGAACAACTCAAGGCATTCCTCGCCAAAGTCAAAAAAGATTCCAATCTTCGGGGGAAACTAAAAGCAGCAAAGACTCCTGAAGATGTTGTAAGTATTGCCAAAGAGCATGGTCATGAATTTACAGCTGATAAGATCAGCAATCTCAGTGAAGAGGAACTGGAAGGAGTTTCGGGAGGCGTGTGTACATTTAGCAAGGGATGTGCATTTGGGGTTTGA